The region AAGAAACCGGTCCCCGTGGCGGAACTGCGCGAAGACCACGGCATGGTCGGCGATGCCCATGCCGGCGAGTGGCATCGCCAAGTGAGCCTTTTGGCCAGGGAAAGCATCGACAAGATGCGCCGGCTGGGGCTGGAGGTGGATGCCGGGGATTTTGCCGAAAATATCACCACCACCGGTATCGATCTGGTTTCGCTGCCCATCGGCACGCGCCTCAAGGTCGGCCCGGCCCTTTTGGAGGTGACCCAGATCGGCAAGGAGTGCCACAACCGCTGTGCCATCTTTTACCAGGCCGGCGATTGCGTCATGCCCAAAGAGGGGATCTTCGCCAAGGTTATCGATGCGGGGCTGGTCTGCCCGGAGGATGAGATACGGATCGTCCCGCCACGAGCCGTCTGAACCGGGGTGCCGCCGGCCGCCGCCTCGCGGTGCGCTCGGCCGGAATCCGGCGTATGCGGGATACCACGTGCACCTGCCTTTATTGGCACATACCGGATGTTAGGGACAACTTCGCCCATGGCCGACACCTTCCACATCATTGAAAAGGCCCTGCAGCAGGCGATCACGCTCAACCGGTCCGAAGCCGGGGAAGCGTGCCGTTCCCTCCGGCAGGCACCGCCCAGCCGCCCGGAGGCCAACTACAACCTCGGCATTATGGCGATCGGGGTCGGCGAACCGGATGGCACGCTCCTGTTTCTGCAAAACACCCTGGAAGCCAACCCGACGTACCGTTACCACTGGCTCTCCTATGCCGAGGCGCTGCTGGCCGCCGGCAGGGTGCAGGACGCCGAATTGGCCCTGGAACTGGGCATGCGGCATGGCCTCTCGGGAGCGGCGGCCGAGGCGCTCATGGCGAGGATCGCCGACGAGCGCCGGACCAGCGCCGCGCCGCCGCGGCATCTCCGGCAACGGCGCGGCACGAACTCCCGGCACCCGGAGCCCGCGGGAGCGAAGAAAGCCAAACATACCGAAAGCGAAGCGTCCAGGCTTTTCGGACAGGCCGTCGCGCACCACCAGCGCGGCCGCCTGGCCGAGGCCGAAAGGCTCTATCGCCAGGCCCTGTCCCTGGATGCCGGCCATGCCGACAGCCTCAACATGCTCGGCATCATCGCCCACCAGCGAGGCTACCTGGAAGTGGCCATCGAGATGATCGGCAAGGCAATCTCCCTGAACGAGGAAGTGGCCGAATTCCATTTCAATCTTGGCATGCTCCTCAGCCACCAGGGACGACTCGAAGAAGCCGTGGTCCGTTACGAACATGCCCTCGCCATGAAACCTGAGTACCCGGAGGCGCTGTACAACCTGGGCAACGCCCTGGTGGGCCTGGGGCGGCTGGGCGAGGCCGTTGCCGCCTACGAACATGCCATCGCCGTCCGGCCAGAGTTCCCCGAGGCCCTCTCCAGTCTGGGCAACGCCCTTCAGGGCCAGGGCAGGCTGGGCGAGGCCATTGTCAGCTACGAACAGGCACTGGCGATCTGGCCGAACTTCCCCGAGGCCCTCTCCAGCCTGGGCAACGCCCTCATGGACAACGGGAGCTTCGACGGGGCCGCCGTGTGCTACCAGCAGGCCCTCGCCATCAGGCCGGACAACCCGGAAGCGCCATGCCGGCTCGGCAGCGCATTGTGCGCCCAGGACAAGATCGAGCAGGCAATGAAAGCGGCCCTGTATGCGCTGAGGATCGAGGAGGGCCCTGCCAGCCGTCTGCTGTTCTGCGACTGCCTTAAGGCTGCCGGCCCGGAGCTGTACCGCTCCGGCCAGCTCGAACTGGTCTACGGCCTGGCCGTGCGTGCCGTCACCGAAGCCTGGGTCCGGCCGAAGGACCTGGCGTGCCCCTGCCTGTCCCTGGCGCTGGCGCGGAACGAGGCGCTGCAACGCCTCATGTCCCGGGCGCTCGAGGTGTGGCCCGGGCGCTTTGCCGCTGCCGTGGAACCGGAGACCTGGGCAGCGCTCGCCGGCGACCCCCTGCTGCTCTGCCTGCTGAAAGCCACGGCGATCCCGCAGGCGGAGTGCGAACGGCTCCTGGCCTGCCTGCGCTCCGCCATGCTGGCGGCGGTCGAAGCGGCGCCAGCCGGGGAGGGGGACCTTGTGGCCTGCTTCAGCGCCCTGGCCCAGCACTGCTTCATCACCGAATACGTGTTCGCGCTGCCCCCCGAGGAAAACGAACGGGCCGGGCGCCTGCGGGACGAGGTGGCGGCGGCGCTGGCGGCGGAAAGGGAGGTTGCCCCGCTGGCGCTTATGGCCGTTGCCGCCTATTTCCCGCTGCACACCCTTCCCCGGGCCGGGACGCTTTTGTGCGGCGAGTGGCCTGCCGAGGTCCGTGAGGTGCTCCGGCAGCAGATCGAAGAGCCCGGAGAAGAGGCGCGCCTGCGGGACGCCATCCCCCGGCTGACGCCGATAGAAGAACCCCTCTCCGCGGCGGTGCGGGCGCAGTACGAGCAGAACCCCTATCCGCGCTGGGTCCGGGAACCGGCATCTTCGGAGATGTCCTCCCTGGACGCCTGCCTGCACCGGGAGTTCCCCCTGGCCCCCTTCGACAACCAGGAGCAGAACGGGGAGATGTACATCCTCGTTGCCGGCTGCGGCACGGGGCAGCACCCGATCCAGACGGCCCGCCGTTTTCCCCGGTCGCGGATCCTGGCCATCGACCTGAGCCTCTCGAGCCTGGCCTATGCGGCGCGGAAGAGCCGGGAAGCGGGCATAACGAACATCGAATACGCCCAGGCGGACATGATGCACCTGGGAGATCTCGGGCGGAGCTTCGACGTGATCGAGGCGGTGGGGAGCCTGATGTGCCTGGAATCCCCCCTTGACGGCTGGAAGCTCCTGCTTTCGCTGCTGCGCCCCGGCGGTTTCATGCGCATCGGGCTGTACAGCGAACTGGCGCGTGAGTGCGTGGTGGCCGCCCGGGGGCATATCGCTGCCCAGGGTTACCAGGGTTCTCAGGCGGAGGACATCCGCCGCTGCCGGCAGGAGATCATGGCGCAGGGAGCGGACGGCCCCCTGGCGCGCCTTCTGTCGCTGGGCGACTTCTATACCACGAGCGAATGCCGCGACCTCCTGTTCCACGTACAGGAAGCGCGGCACACGATCCCGCAGATCAAGGAGAACCTGATGGAGCTTGGGCTCACCTTCATCGGCTTTTCCCTTGAGCCCGGGGTGGTAAGGAAGTACCGGTCCCGTTTCCCTGAAGACTACTCCCGGACGAGCCTGGACTTCTGGGATCTGTTCGAGCACGAACACCCCGAAGTCTTTACCGGGCTGTACCAGTTCTGGGTCCAGAAAAACCGCTGAAAGGTATGGTGCGTCCGGGGGGCGGCACTCCGGGGCCGCAGGAGGGGGGCAACTGGCAGCAGCGCTGCAAATACGGAGGAAAGCGAGGGTATCTATGAACAACGACGATTGACCCGGAGAAGCGCACAACCGCCATAAGACGGCGTACTGGTTCATACCGATAACGGATTAAGGAGGATGCGATGAAAGCAGCAACGATAGGGAACAGTCTCATCATCATGCTCGGCTCTGCCTCCGGCTCACTGGCGGCAGGCGGCGCCAGGGAGGACGGCAGCGGCATCTGCGTCTGGATCTTTCTGGGATTCTGCGCCTTGATAGTTTTTGCCCAGCTCATGCCCGTGGTGCAGTTGCTGGTGGGGTTCGCCATGGGGGTCGGCGGAGCGGCCGGCCAGAATACAGGGGTAAGCGGACGTAGCGGCAACGGCGCCAAGGGGCGGGCAGGCATGCTGCCGCTGGCTGGCCGGGACGACGCTGCCGGCAAGAAAAGGAGAGCTTGATGGCCGTGCGTATCATGATGGTGTGCCTTGCCGCACTGGTGCTCCCCGTCGTTGCTCCGGCAGCGGCGGCGCCTTCGGACAATGACCGCTGCCTCACCTGCCACGGGAGCATGGATATCGTGAAGAACAAAGGTGGAGGCCGGCTTTATGTGGAGCCGGGCACGTTCTCCTCCACCGCCCATGCCCTGGTCGGGTGTGCTTCATGCCATGATTCGGTGACGGCCGGGCATCCCCAGGACGGTGCCGTCCCTGTCAAAGCCGGCTGTGGGGAATGCCATGCCCCGGTCCAGGCCGAATATGCCAAAAGCCTCCACGGCGGCAGGGCAACCTGCAACGACTGCCACAACCCCCATGAAGCACGGCCTGCTCTG is a window of Geobacter sp. FeAm09 DNA encoding:
- a CDS encoding class I SAM-dependent methyltransferase, which gives rise to MADTFHIIEKALQQAITLNRSEAGEACRSLRQAPPSRPEANYNLGIMAIGVGEPDGTLLFLQNTLEANPTYRYHWLSYAEALLAAGRVQDAELALELGMRHGLSGAAAEALMARIADERRTSAAPPRHLRQRRGTNSRHPEPAGAKKAKHTESEASRLFGQAVAHHQRGRLAEAERLYRQALSLDAGHADSLNMLGIIAHQRGYLEVAIEMIGKAISLNEEVAEFHFNLGMLLSHQGRLEEAVVRYEHALAMKPEYPEALYNLGNALVGLGRLGEAVAAYEHAIAVRPEFPEALSSLGNALQGQGRLGEAIVSYEQALAIWPNFPEALSSLGNALMDNGSFDGAAVCYQQALAIRPDNPEAPCRLGSALCAQDKIEQAMKAALYALRIEEGPASRLLFCDCLKAAGPELYRSGQLELVYGLAVRAVTEAWVRPKDLACPCLSLALARNEALQRLMSRALEVWPGRFAAAVEPETWAALAGDPLLLCLLKATAIPQAECERLLACLRSAMLAAVEAAPAGEGDLVACFSALAQHCFITEYVFALPPEENERAGRLRDEVAAALAAEREVAPLALMAVAAYFPLHTLPRAGTLLCGEWPAEVREVLRQQIEEPGEEARLRDAIPRLTPIEEPLSAAVRAQYEQNPYPRWVREPASSEMSSLDACLHREFPLAPFDNQEQNGEMYILVAGCGTGQHPIQTARRFPRSRILAIDLSLSSLAYAARKSREAGITNIEYAQADMMHLGDLGRSFDVIEAVGSLMCLESPLDGWKLLLSLLRPGGFMRIGLYSELARECVVAARGHIAAQGYQGSQAEDIRRCRQEIMAQGADGPLARLLSLGDFYTTSECRDLLFHVQEARHTIPQIKENLMELGLTFIGFSLEPGVVRKYRSRFPEDYSRTSLDFWDLFEHEHPEVFTGLYQFWVQKNR
- a CDS encoding MOSC domain-containing protein, which produces MAHILAVCISKNKGERKKPVPVAELREDHGMVGDAHAGEWHRQVSLLARESIDKMRRLGLEVDAGDFAENITTTGIDLVSLPIGTRLKVGPALLEVTQIGKECHNRCAIFYQAGDCVMPKEGIFAKVIDAGLVCPEDEIRIVPPRAV